GTCCGGTTAAACAAACAATGATTCGCATAAAGCCTCTTATTCCTGAAATATCATCTCAGCCTGGTCGCTATGATTGTGAAACCTTTTACCTGGAAATCTGTGGTTTTACCCCCTACGAAATGCAACAGGTTCTTTTCAACCATCTGGCTACGGGCGAAGATGCTTTACTTTTGAGAGCCCCGACCGGATCTGGGAAGACCGAGGCCGTGCTGATTCCATCCCTGGCTTTGGGTAAGCGATTGATCCTCCCCCTTCCCACACGGAGTTTGATTGAGGATCATGAGCAGAGGATCCAGAAGTACCTTATGAAATTTTCAACCTTATCCCAAAACAAAGATCGTCCCATAGCTTTGATCGTAGACACCGGTGAGACATCCCGTAGGTATGTGTTCCGGAATGGTGAAGCCGTTGAGTTCAGGTATGGTAGCCAGGTACTACCTTATGAAAAGCGCCATCTTTACAAGGCTGAGGTCATTTTAACGACCCTGGATAAGTTTCTTTATCGGTACTTCGGTTTTGGGGACGTCCATAAATCCTTCATTTATCCGCTTCGTATTCAGGATGGAGCCCGTACCCTCATCTGTTTCGATGAAGCCCATACGTATGACGGAGTATCCTTTATTAATTTCCGCCGGCTGGTTCGAGCGCTTTATGAGTCAGGGCAGGGTGTGGTGGTAATGACTGCAACCCTGCCAGAGGCCTACAAGAAGGAGATAGACTTCCTTAAAGAGCTCGATTATCTGGAGGTTTCAGAACCTCCGAAACGCAAACTCACCGTGGTGGAATCCAAACACAATGATCTATCAGACGCCCTGGTCGAACAAACCGAAAGGCTGTGGAGGCAGGGAATTCATAGAATCATCGTTGTGGCCGAGAGCGTCGGTTTTCAGGCCGAGATTCAAGACAGTCGGCGGCGAGCCCTTCGGGACGGAGTTTTCAACGTCTATGAGAAACTAAAGGGGTTAGTGGTCCAAGAAAAACTACCGGACCTCATGGCCCGTAAGAACCTTCTGCTTTATCATGGAAGGATGGATGGTATCGAGCGGGCCCGGGTTTATGAGAAGCTCAAGAAGCTGGATGGGAACAAAGACGGCCGATACCTCCTTGTAACCACCAGTGCCATCGAAGTGGGTTGTGATCTGAATGCCCAGGCCTTGGTAACCGAGATTTGCAACCCCGAGCAGCTTATTCAACGGGTGGGTCGTTGCAATCGAAGGGCTGACTTTGAGGATGCTGAGGTTGTCGTGGTACTGCCGAAGGAGCTGTATTCTGACAGGGGTTGGATAAAACCCTACGTGCGTTCCCTGAGTATCGAAGAAGAAGCCTGTTATATAGAGTATTTGAAGCAGGTAAGTGGAAACCTGCTCGATCTTAAAACTTTAAGGGAAAAGATAGCCAGGCGTCCGGCCATAGACTATCGCGTAGAGACCCTCTTCGAGCTGCTGGCCGAGTATGTCTACGAAGCCCGTCTTGA
This sequence is a window from Candidatus Limnocylindrales bacterium. Protein-coding genes within it:
- the cas3 gene encoding CRISPR-associated helicase Cas3', with translation MNNVIDIARVFFHYEKEGDPRLPSKILLQRLENHTDNVAKLVQLWQREASDTDLVLHPDTEQKVVAAARLHDVGKPQRFTLQARTRKQRKNGRETEIFEGYEYSFRGHRFLAEHEDLYVQELAQGHHTYTVQDINEAIVRLRQNGYPTSRFARDLYILEMCDQIEAEIAVRTLEGVTEGRTFMEFTVIPGDPLTYHLDPYPFIQEEIDLTLEYYELVLSEEQKAELLNLKLEEPERIAQALGEFIVNFFKEINRPVKQTMIRIKPLIPEISSQPGRYDCETFYLEICGFTPYEMQQVLFNHLATGEDALLLRAPTGSGKTEAVLIPSLALGKRLILPLPTRSLIEDHEQRIQKYLMKFSTLSQNKDRPIALIVDTGETSRRYVFRNGEAVEFRYGSQVLPYEKRHLYKAEVILTTLDKFLYRYFGFGDVHKSFIYPLRIQDGARTLICFDEAHTYDGVSFINFRRLVRALYESGQGVVVMTATLPEAYKKEIDFLKELDYLEVSEPPKRKLTVVESKHNDLSDALVEQTERLWRQGIHRIIVVAESVGFQAEIQDSRRRALRDGVFNVYEKLKGLVVQEKLPDLMARKNLLLYHGRMDGIERARVYEKLKKLDGNKDGRYLLVTTSAIEVGCDLNAQALVTEICNPEQLIQRVGRCNRRADFEDAEVVVVLPKELYSDRGWIKPYVRSLSIEEEACYIEYLKQVSGNLLDLKTLREKIARRPAIDYRVETLFELLAEYVYEARLENKPIHDRGFVVTRSWEPTLTFEIPFDGEKRYVSVPFSLCVCSKDEQPEPAALIQEVVYSHDTNREFRKKLSGGPVYGKQVIVTITEGFAQSNFKYDPEYGLVDVPKVFTCWRTDYKVLMQVAGDGAYKPVIWYFRDLPDNGYFTGYLEGMVTEEEVVEEETEEEERE